The following proteins come from a genomic window of Nostoc sp. ATCC 53789:
- a CDS encoding M48 family metallopeptidase, with the protein MSFFKTPLIGLKADSFRHPLDLEATKTLKQIPGIDMLVRNWLGPMAEQVFYVENIASSILVGENQLPDLYKLLLDACEILDIEPPQLYVRQHPAPNAYTFAVRGKQPFVVIHTSLIDILTPVEIQAVIAHELGHLKCDHSVYLTPVNLLILAAAIVPNVGTFVAQAIQAQLLEWVRCAEFTCDRAALLATQDPKVVMSVLMKLAGGSPTLAPQLNLDAFVAQARAYDDISKTELGEMVKTARTAQLTHPVPVLRAREIDRWASSTEYQSLIQTHGLKSTSNEVAPKGGWRNW; encoded by the coding sequence ATGTCTTTCTTCAAAACCCCTCTGATTGGTTTAAAAGCTGACTCATTTCGTCATCCATTAGACCTGGAAGCTACTAAAACGCTCAAGCAAATACCAGGCATAGATATGTTGGTGCGAAATTGGCTCGGGCCAATGGCAGAGCAGGTTTTCTATGTAGAAAATATTGCTTCCAGCATTCTGGTAGGTGAAAATCAACTGCCCGATTTATACAAGCTGTTGTTAGACGCTTGTGAAATTCTGGATATAGAGCCTCCCCAGTTATACGTCCGGCAACATCCGGCTCCCAACGCCTATACTTTTGCTGTGCGCGGTAAACAGCCCTTTGTGGTGATACACACATCCCTAATTGATATCCTCACCCCAGTGGAAATCCAGGCAGTAATTGCCCACGAGTTAGGACATCTCAAGTGTGACCATAGCGTTTACTTGACCCCTGTAAATTTACTAATATTAGCTGCGGCAATTGTGCCCAATGTCGGAACCTTCGTTGCTCAAGCGATACAGGCACAACTTTTAGAATGGGTACGCTGTGCTGAGTTTACCTGCGATCGCGCCGCATTACTAGCAACCCAAGATCCCAAAGTTGTCATGTCAGTGTTGATGAAGCTGGCGGGTGGTTCCCCAACTTTAGCGCCACAACTGAATCTCGATGCCTTTGTTGCCCAAGCCCGCGCTTATGATGACATTAGCAAGACCGAATTAGGCGAAATGGTCAAAACCGCTCGCACAGCCCAATTAACCCATCCAGTGCCCGTGTTGCGGGCGCGAGAAATTGACCGTTGGGCAAGCAGCACAGAATATCAATCTTTAATCCAAACTCATGGATTGAAGTCAACAAGTAATGAAGTTGCACCCAAAGGCGGCTGGCGAAACTGGTAG
- a CDS encoding alpha-hydroxy acid oxidase, translating into MTVVSNDHRFQPINLFEYEKLAKEHLSQMTLDYYSSGAWDEITLRDNCAAFERVKLRPRILVDVSDRNLTTSILGQPLQLPILIAPMAFQCLAHPDGEVATALAAASAGVGMVLSTMATKSIEEVATACDKFPDSLRWFQLYIHKDKGLTRALVEKAYKAGYKALCLTVDAPVLGQRERDRRNEFALPTDLHLANLATISGLDISHEKGESGLFTYFAQQLNPAVTWDDLEWLQSLSPLPLVIKGVLRGDDAVRAVEYGAQAIVVSNHGGRQLDGAIASIEALVEIVAAVDGKIEVLLDGGIRRGTDILKALALGAKAVLVGRPILWGLAVAGEVGVSHVISLLQDELNVGMALSGCAKLDDINPSLLVLPRF; encoded by the coding sequence ATGACAGTTGTATCCAACGACCATCGCTTTCAACCCATAAATCTCTTTGAGTACGAAAAGCTAGCAAAAGAGCATCTGTCTCAAATGACCCTTGATTACTATAGCAGTGGTGCTTGGGACGAAATCACATTACGAGATAATTGTGCTGCCTTTGAGCGAGTCAAGTTAAGACCTCGGATATTAGTCGATGTTAGCGATCGCAATCTCACTACCTCTATTTTAGGACAACCCCTGCAACTACCTATATTAATTGCGCCAATGGCCTTTCAATGTCTAGCCCATCCAGACGGAGAAGTGGCCACAGCCCTAGCTGCCGCATCAGCTGGTGTGGGCATGGTATTAAGTACAATGGCCACAAAGAGCATTGAAGAAGTAGCGACTGCGTGTGATAAATTTCCAGATTCTCTGCGATGGTTCCAGCTTTACATCCATAAAGACAAGGGATTAACTCGTGCTTTAGTAGAAAAAGCTTATAAAGCAGGCTACAAAGCACTTTGCCTGACTGTAGATGCACCAGTTCTCGGACAACGCGAAAGAGATAGACGTAACGAGTTTGCCTTACCCACAGACTTACATCTGGCTAATCTCGCCACCATCTCAGGGCTAGATATTTCCCATGAAAAAGGCGAATCTGGATTATTTACCTATTTTGCCCAACAACTAAACCCAGCAGTAACTTGGGATGACTTGGAATGGTTGCAATCTTTATCTCCATTACCTTTAGTTATCAAAGGAGTTTTACGGGGAGATGATGCTGTGCGGGCTGTAGAATATGGGGCCCAAGCAATTGTTGTTTCCAATCATGGTGGCAGACAACTCGATGGTGCGATCGCTTCAATAGAAGCCCTAGTTGAAATCGTAGCAGCAGTGGATGGTAAAATAGAAGTACTGCTGGATGGAGGCATTCGCAGGGGTACAGACATTCTCAAAGCTCTGGCATTAGGAGCAAAAGCGGTACTAGTCGGACGACCTATTTTGTGGGGACTAGCAGTAGCAGGAGAAGTCGGTGTATCTCACGTCATCTCACTGCTACAAGATGAGCTCAATGTAGGGATGGCACTTAGCGGCTGTGCAAAACTAGATGATATTAACCCTAGTTTATTAGTCTTGCCACGCTTTTAA
- a CDS encoding WecB/TagA/CpsF family glycosyltransferase — translation MVARVLLPTKKVLDFPITALRFDEQIQTILKWAGKRESKTVYVANVHMLIEAHWHPQFATVLRNADIVTPDGMPLVWMMRKMGAIYQDRVAGMDIFLALCQRTQTQNLSIFFLGSQTEILSRMRKRLEQEFPQMKIAAMEPLPFRPLTETEDEALVQKINSSGASAVLVSLGCPKQENWIAQHKGKIQAVMIGLGGVFPVYAGIHKRAPRIVRDLGLEWLYRWIQEPRRLCGRYAKTIPLFIWLATKQLLSSSRIAAVFLHETGD, via the coding sequence ATGGTGGCAAGAGTGCTTCTACCTACTAAAAAAGTGCTTGATTTCCCTATTACTGCTTTACGTTTTGACGAGCAGATACAAACAATACTGAAGTGGGCGGGTAAGCGTGAGAGTAAAACTGTATACGTAGCTAATGTACACATGCTCATTGAAGCTCATTGGCATCCACAGTTTGCGACAGTATTACGAAATGCAGATATAGTTACTCCTGACGGTATGCCTCTTGTATGGATGATGCGAAAAATGGGGGCTATTTACCAAGACCGTGTGGCAGGGATGGATATTTTTTTAGCATTGTGTCAGCGAACTCAAACACAAAATCTCAGTATTTTCTTTTTAGGTTCCCAAACAGAAATTCTTTCTAGGATGCGAAAAAGGTTAGAGCAGGAATTTCCCCAAATGAAGATTGCGGCGATGGAACCTTTACCCTTTCGTCCCCTGACTGAAACTGAAGACGAAGCCTTGGTTCAAAAGATTAATTCTAGTGGTGCTAGCGCTGTCCTAGTATCTCTAGGATGTCCTAAGCAAGAAAATTGGATAGCTCAACATAAAGGTAAGATACAAGCTGTAATGATTGGACTGGGTGGAGTTTTCCCAGTTTATGCAGGAATTCACAAGCGGGCACCCCGCATAGTTAGAGACTTAGGACTTGAATGGCTGTATCGATGGATTCAAGAACCACGCCGACTTTGCGGTCGCTATGCTAAGACCATTCCACTATTTATATGGCTGGCTACCAAGCAACTACTATCATCAAGTCGGATTGCAGCAGTTTTTCTTCACGAGACTGGGGATTAA